The stretch of DNA AATTGCCGATCTCGTTAACGATAAAAAAATTGAAGGCATTTCCGATATTCGGGATGAGAGCGATCGCAACGGGATGAGAATCGTTATCGAACTCAAGCGCGATGCTTATCCCCGTGTCGTACTCAATAATCTCTATAAACAAACTCCCCTACAGGCTAACTTTGGGGCGAATATGTTGGCGTTAGTCAGCAGCGAACCCCTACTGCTGACAATCAAGCAATTCTTACAGGTATTTATTGACTTTCGTATCGAAGCTATTACTCGGCGTACTCAGTACCAACTGCGAAAAGCCGAAGAAAGAGATCATTTATTACAGGGCTTATTAATTGCTTTACAAAATATCGAGCCAATTATTCAGTTAATTCGCAGTGCTGCCGATACGGCTACAGCTAGAGAAGAGTTAATTGCCAGATTTAGTTTTTCTCAAACTCAAGCCGATGCTATCTTGCAGATGCAGCTAAGAAGACTGACAGCTTTAGAAGCAGAAAAAATTCAGGCAGAACATGAAGAATTGCTGCGTCAGATCGCCGACTTTCAAGATATTTTGGCAAGACGAGAACGCATTGAGGCAATCATTCAGGCAGAAGTTACCGAGATTAAAAATACTCATGCTACGCCACGACGTACCGAAATTATTCAGGGTGAAGGAGATCTATTAGATACAGATCTAATCGCCAACGAACAGGCGGTAATTTTACTAACCGAACAAGGTTATATCAAACGTATGCCCGTAGGCACTTTTGACATCCAGAATCGTGCTACCAGAGGTAAAGCCGCAGCCAAAATTAAAGACGATGATGTAGTCAAACACTTCATGACCTGTTGCGATCACGATACAGTGTTGTTTTTTAGCGATCGCGGCGTAGTTTATTCGGTAAATGCCTATCAAATTCCCGCTACCTCTCGTACCGCTAGAGGAATTCCCTTAGTGCAGATGTTGCCAATTTCCCAAGAGGAAAGAATCACCTCCGTCGTAGCCGTAAGCGAATTTACTCAAGAGCAGTATTTAGTGATGCTAACTGCTAAAGGCTACATCAAAAAAACCGCCCTGTCGGCATTTAGCAATATTCGTTCTAATGGCTTGATTGCTATTTGTCTGGAAGAAGGTGACGAATTGCGATGGGTACGTTTGGCAACTGAAGAAGACAGCATCATTATCGGTACTCGTCAGGGTATGGCAATTCATTTTCAGGCTAACAATCGGCAACTGCGACCTTTGGGCAGAGCAACTAAAGGCGTTAAGTCAATGAAGCTTAAAGGGCAAGACGAACTAATCAGCATGGATATCATTCCTGCCCAAATTGTGGCAACTATCGACACCAACGGCGATGACGATGATGAAGAAAGCGAAGAATTAACTACAGAAGATGTCAATCGCGGTCCCTGGGTATTGGCTATTACTACCAATGGTTATGGCAAACGAGTGCCAATTACTAAATTCCGCCTGCAAAATCGGGCGGGAATGGGAGTAAGAGCAATTAAGTTCAAAACTCCTGGAGACTGTCTGGCAGCCGTCGATATAGTCAATCCCGAAGACGAATTTTTAATTATCACCAATCGCGGGATTATGATTCGTCAAGCAGTAGATGCTATTTCGCAACAGTCGCGCAACGCTACGGGGGTAAGAGTACAAAAACTAGATGGTGATGATGCGATCGCTGCCGTCGCTTTAGTTCCGCCAGTAGAAGAGGAGGCACTAGCCGAAGTGGAATAAATTTGAAAAAGGGCAGATGAAGGCTGTCCGTGTCTAAAAAACTTTTTTCCCCGTCGATTTTTTTTGTTTATTGCTTAAGCGGCGGGGAAATTTCGATCGGCTTTTTTTTGAAATAAATTTTTTAAATTGCGATCGCATTTCAAACTGGTACAGTCATAAAAAGTGTTGAAATAATCAAAGTTTGGAAATAAAGCTGCTTAATATTCAAGAATCTTTATGACGACACGGATGACCGAACCAAGCAGAATCATCTTTACCATCATATTTGTCTTTCAGTAACTCAGAGACTTGTTCCATATTACCCTCAGCAGCAATCCAGCCATTTTCAATATCGGGAAAGTCTTGCTTGCAGTTTTCACATTTTTTATCGGAGTAAAAGCGAATCGGACACCAAAATGACTCTACGTTTCTCAACATCTCCGTACCTAGCGACCATACACCAGTCATCCAGTCGCAGTACAAACACCAAATTAGATCGTAGCCAATCAAACCTTCAAATTTCTGGCGCGAAACATTGACCCAGTCTTTTGCTTGATATTTGGGCAAGCCAATTAATGACGTTAGTGGCGGATAGACAATTGCTTCGGCAAAGCGTACAAACCAAAACACGGGAATTGCTAAAGCTGTAATCCAGATTGCCAGATGATTGCGCCAACCACCAAAAATACCGCTCATAGTAAGAGCGATTTTGCCGCGATTGGAATTTTTGCGATTGGCTAGTTCGTGTCCAATTATCCAGATCCATAAAACGCTCAGTTCGGCTACTAAAGCTACCAATACACCCAGCCAACCCTCTACAAAAGAACCGATCGCCAGAGGCAACAGCATAAAATATGCTAAAACTAAATCGATTCCAGGTGCCTGACAACAGAACTCAGAAAGATTTTTGCCAAACTTTCCCAGACGGGGCAAAGATTGTAAAACAACAACACCTGTAACTAAAGCAACGACTAAATATAGATAAAGCTCGATTATGAGTTCCATTTTGCTATCTCAGATAAAAAATCTCCAACAGTACTTTTAACAACTGCTTGTCATTTAAGATATCGAACATTAGACAGATTAGACAAAATAGTGTGAAAGCTTAATAAATACTTTTCTATTTCAAGAGAGCGAGCGATTACGATCGATACTGCAAATTTAGAGTCGAACGATGCAAATTTTTATTAGTACGGGTGAGGTTTCGGGAGATTTACAGGGAGCGATGTTAGTTGAGGCATTGTATCGTCTAGCATCCCTTAGCGAAATCGAACTAGAAATAGTTGCCCTGGGTGGCGATCGCATGAAAACAGCAGGTGCGTCTTTAATTGCTAATACTGCTCGTATTGGTTCGGTTGGGTTGTTAGAAGCCATACCTTTTGTGCTACCAACTTTAAAAATTCAAAGACAAACCCAACAGTATTTAAGACAAAATCCGCCTGACATTTTAGTATTAATAGACTATCCTGCTTCTAACTTAGCGATCGCCAGCTTTGTTAACAAACATTTGCCCCAAGTACCGATAATCTATTACATCGCTCCTCAAGACTGGGCAGCACCAATGTTAGGTAATACCAATAAAATTACTAAGCTAGTAGACAAAATCCTGGCAATTTTTCCTGAAGAAGCCAATTATTTTAAGGCTAGAGATGTTGAAGTTAATTGGATCGGACATCCTCTATTAGATCGTTTGGCAAGTGCGCCAGATAGAGAAACCGCTCGTAAAACATTGAGTATTAAACCTCAAGAGCAAATTATCACTCTACTACCAGCTTCCCGCCAACAAGAGATTGAGTATTTATTACCAATAATCTGTCAGGCAGCCAGAGAAATTCAGCAGCATTTGCCGAAAGTACGATTTTTAATTCCCATTTCCCTGGAAATATATCGTCAACAAATTACTGCTGCCGTTGCCGAATATAATTTGCCCGCAACTATTTTAAAAGAACAAACCTTAGAAGCGATCGCGGCTGCCGATCTAGCGATCGCCAAATCGGGTACGGTCAATCTAGAAATCGCCTTACTTAACATTCCTCAAGTAATTATTTATCGCCTCAATCCCGTTACGGCTTGGGTAGCGCGATATTTGCTAGGGTTTGATATTCCTCTAATTTCTCCACCTAATTTAGTCGTCGGCAGAGAAATAGTACCAGAGTTGGTTCAAGAAAGAGCCACTGTAGATAATTTGCGTGTGTGCGCTTTAGAACTATTGTTAAATGAACGCAAGCGACAACAGATATTTCATGATTATCAGCAGATGCGTTCTTTATTAGGAAAAGTTGGAGTATGCGATCGCGCCGCATTGGAAATACTGAAGTTTTCTAAGTGCTAACAAGCCAAACCTTAAACTCCTGCTTCAGAAAATGTGATTTCATCTACGTAAAATCGTGGATTAATTTAAGCTTCAATACTTATAACTAGTTGAATATACGGTTATAAAAGTTACTCTTAACTTACATAATCTAAAGTATTAACTGGTATTACGTACTCATCGCTCTGTGAAGATTGGGAAAGAGTAAAGGGGATTCGGCATACGCCGAATCGACGTAGTCTGGAGGGCATTAAAAAATTTATTCGTCTTTCCGCTTTTGCTTCTTGAAACTACTATTGTTCAGACATATTGCGTAACGTCAGGTATTAATCGATCGCGATACTTACTCTGCAAAAGATCGTGCAGAAAACACTACAAAATCCATAGTATTTTGAGCATATAACCACCAAAATTAATGTCAGGGCAATATAAAGGCAGCTGTCAGCCAGAAACAAACAATAAGAATGATAATGCTATAGAGACAGCAAAGGATAACTTTTACGTAGTTGGTATTGGTGCCTCAGCAGGAGGACTTAATGCCCTCAAAGAATTGTTCGGACGTTTGCCTGCCGATAGCGGTGCGGCATTTGTAGTCATTCAACATCTATCGCCAGATT from Myxosarcina sp. GI1 encodes:
- the gyrA gene encoding DNA gyrase subunit A — its product is MTTSQERIIPTDLSNEMSRSYLEYAMSVIVGRALPDARDGLKPVHRRILYAMYELGLTSDRPFRKCARVVGEVLGKYHPHGDTAVYDALVRMAQSFSMRNPLVDGHGNFGSIDNDPPAAMRYTECRLQSLATDALLRDIEAETVDFADNFDGSQQEPVVLPARVPQLLLNGSSGIAVGMATNIPPHNLGELIEGTIALIQNPEISDRELMQYIKGPDFPTGGQIIGRAGIRDAYITGRGSITMRGVAAIETIAPRGRQEKEAIIITQLPYQTNKASLIEKIADLVNDKKIEGISDIRDESDRNGMRIVIELKRDAYPRVVLNNLYKQTPLQANFGANMLALVSSEPLLLTIKQFLQVFIDFRIEAITRRTQYQLRKAEERDHLLQGLLIALQNIEPIIQLIRSAADTATAREELIARFSFSQTQADAILQMQLRRLTALEAEKIQAEHEELLRQIADFQDILARRERIEAIIQAEVTEIKNTHATPRRTEIIQGEGDLLDTDLIANEQAVILLTEQGYIKRMPVGTFDIQNRATRGKAAAKIKDDDVVKHFMTCCDHDTVLFFSDRGVVYSVNAYQIPATSRTARGIPLVQMLPISQEERITSVVAVSEFTQEQYLVMLTAKGYIKKTALSAFSNIRSNGLIAICLEEGDELRWVRLATEEDSIIIGTRQGMAIHFQANNRQLRPLGRATKGVKSMKLKGQDELISMDIIPAQIVATIDTNGDDDDEESEELTTEDVNRGPWVLAITTNGYGKRVPITKFRLQNRAGMGVRAIKFKTPGDCLAAVDIVNPEDEFLIITNRGIMIRQAVDAISQQSRNATGVRVQKLDGDDAIAAVALVPPVEEEALAEVE
- the lpxB gene encoding lipid-A-disaccharide synthase, with product MQIFISTGEVSGDLQGAMLVEALYRLASLSEIELEIVALGGDRMKTAGASLIANTARIGSVGLLEAIPFVLPTLKIQRQTQQYLRQNPPDILVLIDYPASNLAIASFVNKHLPQVPIIYYIAPQDWAAPMLGNTNKITKLVDKILAIFPEEANYFKARDVEVNWIGHPLLDRLASAPDRETARKTLSIKPQEQIITLLPASRQQEIEYLLPIICQAAREIQQHLPKVRFLIPISLEIYRQQITAAVAEYNLPATILKEQTLEAIAAADLAIAKSGTVNLEIALLNIPQVIIYRLNPVTAWVARYLLGFDIPLISPPNLVVGREIVPELVQERATVDNLRVCALELLLNERKRQQIFHDYQQMRSLLGKVGVCDRAALEILKFSKC